Proteins encoded in a region of the Flavobacterium sp. MDT1-60 genome:
- a CDS encoding two-component regulator propeller domain-containing protein codes for MLLVCSPSKPQSVAGSSVSKFGNEKYSIGYIGIKNGLANNAVTSVYKDKRGLMWFGTYDGISRYDGYNFLNFRNEPNDLNSLNNNRVVSICGTKNEIWIGTKGGISVYNYLSNQFNTKYYLNAKTSKSEPIDFVVNKIIDYKSNMYIGTAGQGLLYCADNQEKIIQIPLYVKGKLRWDYHVQGMDFDKTGKLWCFVQGIGLVTMDTAAGKLIVVFADFVNGDSILCDKFSNVWVGIEGGLLKYNILNRTYRNYTNQEIQYPISDLMCKPDKKELWIATNGNGIVKYNYASDTFSLFNETSHEEKLNSNAISSLFLDNENRVWIGTLRGGVNKIEERKSPFITISKNEKIKNTLPSDFILSLSEQDGEHLWIGTDGAGASLWNKKNNTFTNYAYNSNNPNSISNNFVSAIVKDNKGTWFATYGGGVCLFNSQTRNFKKYSFLIQNTIHFKRIYGYCFVAKIMSYGPVLQMMRDSTAIIEQVTNSILLMQKSEELFRLQKMKMGIFG; via the coding sequence ATGCTTTTAGTTTGTTCTCCGTCTAAACCACAGTCGGTTGCAGGATCGTCTGTTTCAAAATTTGGGAACGAAAAATATAGCATTGGTTACATCGGCATCAAAAATGGACTTGCTAATAATGCTGTAACCTCTGTTTATAAAGACAAAAGAGGCTTAATGTGGTTTGGTACTTATGACGGAATAAGCAGATATGATGGGTATAATTTTTTGAACTTTAGAAATGAACCTAATGATCTTAATTCGTTAAATAATAACAGGGTTGTAAGTATTTGTGGAACTAAAAATGAGATTTGGATTGGTACAAAAGGCGGAATAAGTGTTTATAATTACTTGAGCAATCAGTTTAACACAAAGTATTATTTAAATGCTAAGACTTCTAAAAGTGAGCCGATAGATTTTGTAGTCAATAAAATTATAGATTATAAATCAAATATGTATATCGGTACCGCAGGCCAGGGCTTGCTTTATTGTGCAGATAATCAGGAAAAAATCATCCAGATACCACTTTATGTAAAAGGGAAATTACGGTGGGATTACCATGTTCAGGGAATGGATTTTGATAAAACGGGTAAATTGTGGTGTTTTGTTCAGGGAATAGGTCTTGTAACCATGGACACAGCAGCCGGGAAACTTATTGTTGTTTTTGCTGATTTTGTTAATGGGGATAGTATTTTATGTGACAAATTTTCGAATGTTTGGGTAGGGATTGAAGGAGGTTTGTTGAAATACAATATCCTAAATAGAACATACCGTAATTATACGAATCAGGAAATTCAGTATCCCATTTCTGATTTAATGTGTAAACCCGATAAAAAGGAACTTTGGATTGCTACAAATGGTAATGGAATAGTTAAATACAATTATGCTTCAGACACCTTTTCTTTATTTAATGAAACTTCACATGAAGAAAAACTGAATAGTAACGCCATTTCGTCATTGTTTTTAGATAATGAAAACAGGGTTTGGATTGGAACTTTAAGGGGAGGAGTGAATAAGATTGAGGAAAGAAAAAGCCCTTTTATCACAATTTCGAAAAATGAAAAAATAAAAAATACTTTACCAAGTGATTTTATTCTTTCCTTATCTGAGCAGGATGGCGAACATTTATGGATAGGAACAGACGGAGCAGGTGCAAGTTTGTGGAATAAAAAGAATAATACATTTACGAATTACGCTTATAATTCAAATAACCCGAATTCGATCTCTAATAATTTTGTCTCAGCAATTGTAAAGGATAATAAAGGAACCTGGTTTGCTACTTATGGCGGCGGCGTTTGTCTGTTTAATTCTCAGACCCGTAATTTTAAAAAATACAGTTTTTTAATCCAAAATACAATTCATTTCAAAAGAATATATGGGTACTGTTTCGTAGCAAAGATAATGTCTTATGGGCCAGTTCTCCAGATGATGAGGGACTCTACCGCTATAATAGAACAAGTGACCAATTCGATTTTGTTGATGCAAAAATCAGAGGAATTATTTCGATTACAGAAGATGAAAATGGGAATCTTTGGATAG
- a CDS encoding response regulator has product MKKKEIDVKYPVRSVISISKTKILAGTEGGGLMIFNPQTSTKRFLTQRNGLPNNSVLNIVKDNQGAFWGSTYNGIFTYNANSGKITSYHDADGLQSNQFNYNAALKLSTGEIVFGGIKGFNIIDTKISSQIHDFPKLVITSIKVNNKVYDQSHLTSFGIDKLKLPYDESMLNIDFAALEYSLPEKISYAYFLEGWDSQWHYVDNVRSANYSRITEGDYVLKIKSTNAEGIWSTKSISLPITILPPWYRTGLAYFIYFLAFCFIIYMVDKYQREREKLKYEVQLSQNLAKQEKELNEKKITFFTNISHEFRSPLTMIINPLKDIIYGTDQQIDPGAIEMVYSNSRRLLSLVDQLLLFRKTETETGKLKIGQIDIVELAKEVFSCFVHHAKTKKIDYSFSISEERLLVYVDREKIEMALFNLIANALKFTEKENGKVAVNLRCTDTEVIIKVIDNGEGVLDADKDKIFNLFYQSNNNIKNNRKGFGIGLYLVKQFVTQHHGAVSCLDNKNGGAIFEVKLPLGKKHFGDIEIREDLSDRTLFLEEALEDTVIQENVLQTINEPENGNDLIKDAKSILVVDDNAQIRNYLKRILTPKYHVTLAENAETALTIIKKVQPDLIISDVVMGEMNGVAFCKHIKSDEELKHIPVILLTGGTSEDVKLKGAEVGADDYITKPFDNEYLLARISGILTRRDSEQNYLLNSVTKKDASLKLSDEDKKLIERIVEVIDANLDVENFNVHDLAFHLGMSYSLVYKKIKKITGKSVSEFTRNVRLRKVATLLITTDLQISQAASIAGFGDIKYFRKHFQQFYNLNPSEFKKKYQNVKDNKYILNESFWKST; this is encoded by the coding sequence ATGAAAAAGAAAGAGATTGATGTAAAATATCCAGTGCGGTCTGTTATTTCTATTTCTAAAACAAAAATACTGGCCGGTACCGAAGGAGGAGGTTTGATGATTTTTAATCCCCAAACTTCAACGAAAAGATTCCTGACGCAGCGAAATGGGCTTCCAAATAATTCAGTTTTAAACATTGTAAAAGATAATCAGGGCGCTTTTTGGGGCAGTACTTACAACGGAATATTTACTTATAATGCAAATAGCGGCAAAATTACAAGTTACCATGATGCTGACGGACTTCAGAGCAATCAGTTTAATTACAATGCGGCTCTCAAACTTTCAACTGGCGAAATCGTTTTTGGCGGAATTAAGGGCTTTAATATTATAGATACGAAAATTAGCAGTCAAATCCATGACTTTCCAAAGCTGGTAATAACTTCTATAAAAGTAAATAATAAGGTTTATGACCAATCTCATTTGACTTCTTTTGGAATTGATAAATTAAAATTACCTTATGATGAATCAATGCTAAACATTGATTTTGCAGCTTTAGAATACAGTTTGCCTGAAAAAATATCTTATGCTTATTTTTTAGAAGGATGGGATTCACAATGGCATTATGTTGATAATGTCAGAAGTGCCAATTATTCCAGAATAACAGAAGGAGATTATGTGCTAAAAATTAAATCTACTAATGCTGAAGGAATCTGGAGTACCAAATCTATTTCACTGCCTATTACGATTTTACCGCCATGGTATAGGACTGGTCTGGCTTATTTTATCTATTTTCTTGCATTCTGTTTTATTATTTATATGGTTGACAAGTACCAACGTGAACGGGAGAAATTAAAATACGAAGTACAGCTTTCGCAGAATTTGGCGAAGCAGGAGAAGGAACTGAATGAGAAAAAAATAACCTTTTTCACCAATATTTCTCATGAGTTCAGGTCGCCTTTAACAATGATTATTAATCCTTTAAAAGATATAATTTACGGAACAGATCAACAAATAGATCCGGGTGCTATTGAAATGGTTTACAGCAATTCCAGAAGATTATTGAGTCTGGTTGATCAGTTGCTTCTTTTTAGAAAAACAGAAACAGAGACCGGAAAACTTAAAATAGGACAAATTGATATTGTAGAACTGGCCAAAGAGGTTTTTAGCTGTTTTGTGCATCATGCAAAAACAAAAAAAATAGATTACAGTTTTAGTATTTCTGAAGAAAGACTATTGGTTTATGTCGATCGGGAAAAAATAGAAATGGCTTTGTTTAATTTGATTGCGAATGCATTAAAATTTACCGAGAAAGAAAATGGAAAAGTTGCTGTCAATTTACGATGTACAGATACTGAAGTTATTATAAAAGTTATTGATAATGGAGAAGGTGTTTTGGATGCCGATAAAGACAAAATATTTAATTTGTTTTATCAGTCAAATAATAACATAAAAAATAACCGCAAAGGATTTGGTATTGGACTTTATCTGGTAAAACAGTTTGTTACCCAACATCATGGAGCGGTCAGCTGCCTCGATAATAAAAATGGAGGAGCAATATTTGAGGTTAAATTGCCACTTGGGAAAAAACATTTTGGTGATATAGAAATCCGCGAAGACTTAAGTGACAGAACCTTGTTTTTAGAAGAAGCTTTAGAGGATACAGTAATACAGGAAAATGTATTGCAGACCATTAATGAACCTGAAAATGGTAACGATTTAATTAAAGATGCTAAAAGTATTTTAGTTGTAGATGATAATGCCCAAATAAGAAATTATTTAAAGCGAATATTAACCCCAAAATACCATGTTACGCTGGCTGAAAATGCAGAAACAGCTTTAACCATAATTAAAAAAGTACAGCCCGATTTAATTATTTCTGATGTTGTAATGGGAGAAATGAATGGAGTAGCCTTTTGCAAGCATATTAAATCGGATGAAGAATTAAAGCATATTCCTGTAATATTACTCACGGGAGGAACTTCGGAAGATGTAAAACTTAAAGGTGCTGAAGTAGGAGCCGATGATTATATTACAAAACCATTTGATAACGAGTATTTACTGGCCAGAATCAGCGGAATATTAACCCGACGCGACAGTGAGCAGAATTATCTGCTTAATTCAGTTACGAAAAAAGACGCAAGTCTAAAGCTATCTGATGAGGATAAAAAACTTATTGAAAGAATCGTAGAAGTAATCGATGCCAATTTAGATGTAGAAAATTTTAATGTGCATGATCTGGCATTTCACTTAGGAATGAGTTATTCTCTAGTTTATAAAAAAATTAAAAAAATAACCGGTAAATCGGTTTCTGAATTCACCCGAAATGTCCGATTACGAAAAGTGGCAACATTGCTGATTACGACAGATTTACAAATAAGCCAGGCTGCGTCAATTGCAGGTTTTGGTGATATTAAATATTTCAGAAAACACTTTCAGCAATTTTATAATCTAAATCCTTCTGAGTTTAAAAAGAAGTACCAAAACGTCAAGGATAATAAATATATATTAAACGAAAGCTTTTGGAAATCAACCTGA
- a CDS encoding DUF2264 domain-containing protein encodes MNNYLKKAVLLGFVYFTAIYSIQSQSKKLQKDSPEKVREFFVSSLVKIGDPVLNALSKNQLKQLMPVEKSPGAWDDRTHVTYLEAFGRLLSGMAPWLELGKDGTSEGKLRAKYIDLAQKCIHNATDPSAPDFMNFVNDKQPLVDAAFFAQALLRAPKQLWEPLDAITKENVIKALKSSRKIEPYHSNWLLFAGMIEATIIKFDKDPDTNRLNYALEEHKKWYLGDGTYGDGPDFHWDYYNSFVIHPMQLDILNVLKEKSNDYKTDYTTELNRARRYAAIQERLISPDGTYPPIGRSLAYRFGAFQLLSQIALWKELPKEVAPAQVRSALYTMIFNQINVPGTFDKNGWLQIGLYGHQPNIGEGYISTGSLYLCAEAFLVLGLPSTDSFWSDAYQPWTQKKIWSGQEIPIDHASK; translated from the coding sequence ATGAATAATTATTTGAAAAAAGCTGTTTTATTAGGGTTTGTTTATTTTACAGCCATTTATAGCATTCAATCACAATCAAAGAAACTTCAAAAAGATTCACCTGAAAAGGTTCGGGAATTTTTTGTGTCTTCTTTAGTTAAAATTGGAGATCCTGTTTTGAATGCTTTAAGTAAAAATCAGCTCAAACAGTTAATGCCTGTAGAAAAATCACCAGGTGCCTGGGATGATAGAACTCATGTGACTTATTTGGAGGCTTTTGGTCGATTGCTTTCAGGAATGGCGCCTTGGTTAGAATTAGGTAAAGACGGGACATCCGAAGGAAAATTAAGGGCAAAGTATATTGATTTGGCTCAAAAATGCATTCATAATGCAACCGATCCCAGTGCTCCGGATTTTATGAATTTTGTAAATGATAAACAGCCTTTAGTTGATGCTGCCTTTTTTGCCCAGGCGCTGCTTCGCGCTCCAAAACAACTATGGGAACCGCTGGATGCAATTACAAAAGAGAATGTAATCAAAGCATTAAAATCATCCAGAAAAATTGAACCTTATCACAGCAACTGGCTTCTTTTTGCGGGAATGATTGAAGCAACAATAATTAAATTCGATAAAGATCCCGATACTAATCGCCTGAATTATGCCTTGGAAGAACATAAAAAATGGTATTTAGGTGACGGAACTTATGGTGACGGTCCTGATTTTCATTGGGATTATTATAATAGTTTCGTGATTCATCCGATGCAATTGGACATATTAAACGTACTTAAAGAAAAAAGTAACGATTACAAAACGGATTATACTACGGAGTTAAATAGAGCCAGGCGCTATGCAGCTATTCAGGAAAGATTAATTTCTCCTGACGGAACTTATCCGCCTATCGGAAGGTCTTTAGCCTATCGTTTTGGCGCTTTCCAATTGTTATCTCAAATAGCACTCTGGAAAGAATTACCAAAAGAAGTTGCTCCGGCTCAGGTTCGTTCGGCATTGTATACTATGATTTTTAATCAAATTAATGTACCTGGAACTTTCGATAAAAACGGTTGGCTTCAAATAGGGTTATACGGACATCAGCCTAATATTGGCGAAGGTTATATTTCAACCGGAAGTTTGTATTTGTGTGCAGAAGCATTTTTGGTACTCGGTTTGCCATCAACTGATTCATTTTGGAGTGATGCTTATCAGCCCTGGACACAAAAGAAGATTTGGTCCGGACAAGAGATTCCAATTGACCATGCATCAAAATAA
- a CDS encoding glycoside hydrolase family 88 protein: MMNFKNSFFIVMTFVSLTVVGCKSSAVKQGTAIKESKQEVIAIIDKVNNHWLNSHLELGNAFWNVAAYHTGNMEAYKVTQNKKYLDYSLAWAEKNQWMGAKSNDKSEWKYNYGENDKHVLFGDWQICFQTYIDLYNFTGKNDPQKIARAREVMEYEMSTAANDYWWWVDGLYMVMPVMTKLYNVTGNEMYLEKLHSYLTYANGIMYDDEAKLYFRDAKYIYPKHKSANGKKDFWARGDGWIFAGYAKIIQDLPKTAKHRNEYIIRFKEMAKALAAAQQKEGYWTRSILDPEHAPGPETSGTAFFTYGFMWGINNGILDKKTYLPVASKSWNYLTTFALQADGTIGYIQPIGEKAIPGQVVDKNSTSDFGVGAFLLAAAEVYRYTK; this comes from the coding sequence ATGATGAATTTTAAGAACTCATTTTTTATAGTAATGACTTTTGTTTCACTTACAGTTGTAGGTTGTAAAAGCAGTGCTGTAAAGCAGGGAACTGCAATAAAAGAATCTAAGCAGGAAGTTATTGCAATTATTGACAAAGTAAATAATCATTGGCTAAATTCGCATCTGGAATTGGGAAATGCTTTTTGGAATGTTGCGGCATATCATACCGGAAATATGGAAGCTTATAAGGTAACCCAAAACAAAAAGTATTTGGATTATTCATTGGCCTGGGCCGAAAAAAATCAATGGATGGGGGCCAAATCGAATGACAAATCAGAATGGAAATACAATTACGGTGAGAATGATAAACACGTACTGTTTGGAGACTGGCAGATTTGCTTTCAAACGTATATTGATTTATACAATTTTACCGGTAAGAATGATCCGCAAAAAATTGCACGTGCCCGCGAAGTTATGGAGTATGAAATGAGTACCGCAGCTAATGACTATTGGTGGTGGGTAGATGGATTATATATGGTAATGCCGGTGATGACAAAGTTGTACAACGTGACCGGTAACGAAATGTATTTAGAGAAATTACATTCTTATTTAACGTATGCCAATGGTATCATGTACGACGATGAAGCAAAACTATATTTTCGTGATGCAAAATATATCTATCCAAAGCATAAAAGTGCAAATGGGAAAAAAGATTTCTGGGCGAGGGGAGATGGCTGGATTTTTGCCGGTTATGCCAAAATTATTCAGGATTTGCCAAAAACGGCTAAACACAGAAATGAATACATCATCCGTTTTAAGGAAATGGCTAAAGCCCTTGCAGCTGCGCAGCAAAAAGAGGGGTACTGGACAAGAAGTATTTTGGATCCTGAACATGCTCCGGGACCAGAAACCAGCGGTACAGCATTTTTTACCTATGGTTTTATGTGGGGAATTAACAATGGAATTCTGGACAAAAAAACTTATTTGCCAGTAGCATCAAAATCATGGAATTACTTAACAACATTTGCTCTTCAGGCAGATGGAACAATTGGATACATACAGCCGATAGGCGAAAAAGCTATTCCGGGACAAGTGGTAGATAAAAATTCTACGTCTGATTTTGGTGTAGGCGCTTTTTTATTAGCTGCTGCTGAGGTGTATCGCTATACTAAATAA
- a CDS encoding SusC/RagA family TonB-linked outer membrane protein: MTNFIRKIKTPDYASGFDLKKKLTILCVLVSLSQVQAYTGTSTSTKGAEKVQPQTSITGQVKDHKGIPLPGASVMIKGTKKGTVTDFDGKFTLAGNENAILVVSYVGHVTKEVPVNGQTNIIIQLEESAASLDEVVVVGYGKMKKKDLTGAIVQVKPEALANQNPQTVQDLLRGVPGLKVGYSADAKGGGSLQIRGQTSVYNPDGANHNSPLIILDGMQFYGELSEINPDDVGQIDVLKDASATAVYGSKAAAGVIVISTKKGKTGKPIINVTTNTTVVNESAYRNVYSPEGYVKYREDWEVAKTYGANTTTGQYEPYIATRVGQVGYFSNPNQLDQYGISQAQWLAYQPAGQIQGKSLNEVWGLRLGITDASLLKNFTEGKTHDWYNSTFRTGINHDNNLSVSGASDKVNYYMSLGYLTSEGAIQGNDYSAVRANMKVDAKITSWLEFGANVNFQDRSDGDIAVGTGTNYWDANMLRNSPFSNFKEANGDFARQPMGPTIGGYNYYYDRQYMELEKGYTVLNTIFNTKVTLPLGITYSFNASPRYEFFYNRYFQSAGNKNWNPVNIGVDRGNGKKFTWNLNNTIAWDHTFNEKHHIIATFVQEAEDLKTWSDIVYARNIQPSDALGFHNIANATLLNSTFSSTDTHQTADALMARLFYSFDNRYMITGTVRRDGYSAFGASYPYATFPSVALGWNFNQESWFHWDPLSTGKLRLSWGKNGNRSLADPYLALANLGSGTGATMGYIDASGNIVDMKYLAIDRMANPNLQWEKTTATNIGLDLGFLNDRITSTIDIYRSVTNDMIMSQRLPGFSGFGSIATNLGEVENKGIEISLTTLNIKNPNFEWTTSVAFSYNENTINALYGNMEDIKDANGNVIGTKEADDKTNGWFIGRPISQIWDYKVTGIWQKDEYAEAAKYGQRPGDPKVENSYTADDVNGKPTYNEKDRQFLGQTAPPINWSLRNDFKIYKNWDLAINMYSYMGHKSLDGRYMNTYNDGSLYTNNYNPFVNPYWTIDNPTNDWARLDARGPAGAGTAKLYDRSFIRLDNISLAYSLPKDLIDRLHVRNFKIYASVQNAATWSASGEWKYYGDPETGGLATRMFNLGFNVSL, encoded by the coding sequence ATGACAAACTTTATTAGGAAGATTAAGACTCCTGATTATGCATCTGGATTTGATTTAAAAAAGAAACTTACAATACTTTGCGTACTGGTTTCATTATCTCAGGTACAGGCATACACTGGTACTTCTACCAGTACAAAAGGGGCAGAAAAAGTACAGCCACAAACTAGCATAACCGGGCAGGTTAAAGATCACAAGGGGATTCCGCTTCCCGGCGCCTCAGTTATGATAAAAGGTACAAAAAAAGGAACTGTAACAGATTTTGACGGAAAATTTACGCTGGCAGGAAATGAGAATGCAATACTAGTAGTATCATATGTTGGTCATGTAACCAAGGAAGTACCTGTAAATGGCCAAACAAATATTATCATACAATTAGAAGAAAGTGCTGCTTCTTTAGATGAAGTGGTGGTTGTAGGATATGGTAAAATGAAGAAAAAGGATTTAACGGGCGCAATTGTTCAGGTTAAACCAGAAGCTTTAGCCAATCAAAATCCACAGACCGTTCAGGATTTATTGCGAGGCGTTCCTGGTCTAAAAGTTGGCTATTCAGCTGATGCAAAAGGAGGAGGGTCTTTGCAAATTCGTGGGCAGACTTCTGTTTACAATCCTGATGGTGCCAATCATAATTCACCGCTTATTATTTTAGACGGAATGCAATTCTACGGTGAGCTTTCAGAAATTAATCCTGATGATGTTGGCCAGATAGATGTCTTGAAAGACGCGTCTGCAACAGCTGTTTATGGATCTAAAGCGGCAGCAGGGGTTATTGTTATTTCAACAAAAAAAGGAAAAACCGGTAAGCCTATTATTAATGTTACTACAAACACGACGGTTGTTAATGAAAGCGCTTATCGCAATGTGTATTCTCCAGAAGGGTATGTAAAATATCGTGAAGATTGGGAAGTTGCTAAAACGTATGGTGCAAATACAACAACAGGGCAATACGAACCTTATATTGCAACCCGTGTTGGTCAGGTAGGGTATTTTTCAAACCCTAATCAATTAGATCAGTATGGTATATCTCAGGCTCAATGGTTAGCGTATCAGCCAGCTGGACAAATACAAGGGAAAAGCTTAAATGAAGTATGGGGATTGCGTTTGGGTATTACTGATGCTTCACTTTTAAAGAATTTTACAGAAGGAAAAACACACGATTGGTATAATAGTACTTTTAGAACAGGAATAAATCACGACAATAATTTAAGTGTTTCCGGAGCAAGCGATAAAGTAAATTATTATATGTCTTTGGGGTATTTAACGTCAGAAGGAGCTATTCAGGGTAATGATTATTCTGCAGTTCGTGCGAATATGAAAGTGGATGCTAAAATTACAAGCTGGCTTGAATTTGGAGCAAACGTTAATTTTCAGGATCGTTCAGATGGAGACATAGCTGTTGGTACCGGTACTAATTATTGGGATGCAAATATGTTAAGAAACAGCCCGTTCTCTAACTTTAAAGAAGCGAATGGTGATTTTGCGAGACAACCAATGGGACCAACAATTGGAGGATATAATTATTACTATGATCGCCAGTATATGGAGCTTGAAAAAGGGTATACTGTCTTAAATACCATTTTCAATACAAAGGTAACTTTACCTTTAGGTATTACGTATTCGTTTAATGCTTCACCACGATATGAATTCTTTTACAATCGTTATTTTCAGTCAGCAGGTAATAAAAATTGGAATCCGGTTAACATAGGAGTAGATAGAGGTAATGGTAAAAAATTTACGTGGAATTTGAACAATACAATAGCATGGGATCATACGTTTAATGAGAAACACCATATCATAGCAACTTTTGTTCAGGAAGCTGAAGATCTTAAAACATGGTCAGATATTGTTTATGCACGTAATATTCAGCCTTCAGATGCCTTAGGTTTTCATAATATTGCTAATGCAACGCTTTTAAATAGTACATTTTCCAGTACAGATACACATCAAACAGCCGATGCATTAATGGCGAGACTTTTTTATTCGTTTGATAATCGTTATATGATAACAGGAACTGTACGTCGAGATGGGTATTCGGCATTTGGAGCTTCGTATCCTTATGCGACCTTTCCTTCTGTAGCCTTAGGATGGAACTTTAATCAGGAAAGCTGGTTCCATTGGGATCCTTTAAGCACAGGTAAATTACGTTTGTCATGGGGTAAAAACGGAAATAGATCGCTTGCTGATCCATACTTAGCTTTGGCAAATTTAGGTTCAGGTACAGGAGCAACAATGGGATATATAGATGCTTCAGGAAACATTGTTGATATGAAATACCTGGCAATTGATCGTATGGCAAATCCAAATTTGCAATGGGAAAAAACAACGGCAACTAATATTGGTCTTGACCTTGGTTTCTTAAATGACCGAATTACGAGTACAATCGATATTTATAGATCGGTTACTAATGATATGATCATGAGTCAGCGTCTTCCTGGTTTCTCTGGATTTGGATCAATCGCAACCAATCTTGGAGAGGTTGAAAATAAAGGGATTGAAATAAGCCTTACTACATTAAATATAAAAAATCCAAATTTTGAATGGACTACCAGCGTTGCTTTTTCATACAATGAGAATACGATTAATGCATTATATGGTAATATGGAAGATATTAAGGATGCCAATGGAAATGTAATCGGAACAAAAGAAGCAGATGATAAAACAAATGGATGGTTTATTGGCAGACCTATTTCTCAAATCTGGGATTATAAAGTAACCGGAATTTGGCAAAAGGATGAGTATGCAGAAGCTGCAAAATACGGACAGCGTCCTGGTGACCCAAAAGTGGAAAACAGCTACACTGCTGATGATGTGAATGGAAAACCAACTTATAATGAAAAAGACAGACAGTTTTTAGGCCAGACAGCACCTCCAATCAACTGGTCGCTGCGTAATGACTTTAAAATTTATAAAAATTGGGATTTGGCAATTAATATGTATTCCTACATGGGGCACAAATCGCTTGATGGACGTTACATGAATACGTATAACGATGGTAGTTTATATACAAACAACTACAATCCGTTTGTAAATCCATATTGGACAATTGACAACCCAACCAATGACTGGGCGCGTCTTGATGCAAGAGGGCCTGCAGGAGCCGGAACAGCAAAATTATACGATCGTAGTTTTATACGTCTGGACAATATTTCGTTGGCCTATTCACTTCCTAAAGACCTAATAGATCGCTTGCATGTTAGAAATTTTAAAATTTATGCTTCAGTTCAGAACGCTGCAACATGGTCTGCTTCTGGTGAATGGAAATATTACGGAGACCCGGAAACAGGGGGATTAGCAACACGAATGTTTAATTTAGGTTTTAACGTTTCACTTTAA